The genomic interval TTCGTCCTCGCgggtattttattgttttatttggttAGCTGGATTTGTTGTGTTGTGCACCAGGCCCAGCAGGCACCACGGCAGCGATGATATTGTAATACAAAATGGCGGACCATTTGCGAGAGACCAGTCTAAagcattatgaatgaatgaatgcctaaCGCCCCCTTTGTTCCTGTCATTTAACGCGTCTTTTCACGCAACCTGCATATTTTTTCGGACTCCTTTTTGCCCCGCGATACTTTGGACTTCGCGTGAATTTGAGATTTTATCCTGCGACGGCAAATAAACACATATTGCCAATCTAAAAGACCATACCAAGGGACTGTTCTCCAGAATTATCCACACTGCACCTATtgtggttttgaaatgtgcctaattttgttttaaggtCTCGTATCATAGATTTCCATGTATccaaggttttaaaaaaacaacctttaatGTGcttataatttaaattgcagcattacctttttcctaGTCTCACAATCGACtcttaaatgatccgttctaaaggattctaaactcctcctttcagagagcatactctgctctgattgctCTACCGCggtcagcgagcagccaatgaagacaggggtggggctttttgttaccaacctactaggttagtacaggaagtaagtctggaaatACTAaggactcatttcagctgtttggaatcggttccttcttttgggagtcaataactcagtttgtcgtgcgctttactttttgaaactttgcagatgtttttacattcacaaaccgcTACAGGTAGTATTTGAAAAACCAATATAGGTGCACATCCAGTAGCTGTCCACGAAAAATAAATGCTTATATAACCAGGGTCAGCGGTTTACAAATAGTTTTCCTAGTGGTCTCTTAAACATACACCTGTAAACACCTTTTAATTGAACGTTGACATTATAATTTAATCATTAGTCTTcagtgccattttttaaaaatcctggtCAGATTCTCAGTGGACATGGAGCCAGGTCCAATAACATTAGGGGAAATTCAGGAATATACTCTGGATGGAacatcagtccatcacagggcacaacacGCATACATTCACTAACTCATTCACGTCTAGCGGTGACTACCATAGCCAATCCACCCGCCTTGtttgtgggaggaaaccagagaacactgatgaaaccccacatggacacagggagatGCAAAACTCCACCCGAGCTCAAGGCCGAATCCAGagaccttggagctgtgaggcagagGATGTtgtacacctttttttttaaataaacaattaaatattatGAATTAGATGACGCACACAGAGCAAATTGGCTTTTCCTCATATTCAGTTTCTTATGTTAAAAAATGGCACAGAAATGAATGGCTCAGAAACGCCATCATTTCACAGAGGatctttgtgattgttgtgggcaaaaatgctcgatttcgctgcagctttttttcttcaaaatttatagcgtttttgtgctttttttttcagaaaaaaacaacttgaattggcgaaattgcagtagaaccaaattgttttgcacggtggTGTTTCgcattgatgtttgagggtaaatgagatctttaaACTGTActcgttcgacgcacgtgaatcgaagagggctttgactgaaatGAGTGTCGTGATGTCAAACAACATGGACAATCTGCGGTAACATCGAAAAATCACGAGTGcgtctgaatattgtggagtttcctcGATtttttttgcgttaatttctgtgatcgcaaaatcctggagggactgccttATGCTACTCATTCTTTCTGATGGGTGTGAAACACGTCTCTAATCATTTCCAGGCAAGCTGCCTGTCATTGGATCGTCATGGGCTCAGTGGTTGTTGCATTGCACCTCCAAGAACGTTACAGAATTAAACGACTTTGTTCGGTCATCACCTCATGGTTTCAGGAATGGACTTGGAACGTTTGGGGAGCATTTTCTAATTTTCCCCTTCACCGATTACCGTTTTCTGCATTGCATTTTGGACTACACCTGCTTTTAGTTGATCCTATTGGCTGCCGTTATTTAGGATTGCGGATGTTGGGCTGCGATCACCCAAGCAGCACAAGGAATTATCGGGTTTTCATAATTTGCACGTAAACTAAGTGCGGCTCGGAATATGGCCACTTACTTTTCACCTTTTTTAAGGTGGATATTTAGAGATAAACCAACCTCAGTTGCGGACTTGGACAAATTACGGTTAATACGGTTAAAATTTGTTTCTGTGAATTAGAGCCGTGTCATATCGTGTCGCCCATGATATACCGGTACAATTCCTACCCACGATAAGAATATCGTCAATACCGTGTGATGACGTGTTCGCGCTGCACGATGGACATCTTGCATGTAGAACAAGAGCAATCTTGGCAGAAGGCGGAGTTTCAACCCTAAACAAGGAAGAAGGAATAATCCCCCAAAAAAGGAGCTTCCTCCGTATTATGGAAGCTGTTCGGATACAGAAGATCAGATGTGAATCAAACGCCTGTGattttgtatttctgttttcATATCATTTATATCGTTGCCAGAAAAATACCGTGATATAGTTTTATGtctatatcgcccatccctGCTATGAATGTGAAATAATTTCACTCATGCAGTTACgcctttaaaatataatttcagcttttatattCTCTTTGTTAAGTTCTGCattgctgttttgtttaatttctccGTAACTGTTGCTGAGTACTTCACTGtgttttccagacattttatcTGTGGaatttctcttttcttcccctATGTTGATGCCCTGGCATTTTCAGGACCTGGggtgaaaaaataaattgttaaaagaaagaaaacaaatatttaaaaaaaattgtatacaCTCTTGTATACAACACCGACTCCAAATTCGCCTTGAGCAAGTGTTCGCTAGGAGCCGAAGCCAATAGCATCATGTCACACAGCCGAAGAAGCCGAAGTGGTTCTCCACCATCTTACGGCACCAACAGCAATGACCCCCGTGACCTGGAGAGAAGGATTTTTGTCGGCAATTTGCCCACTGCACATATGGCGAAGAAGGATATGGAAGACCTGTTCAGGCCATATGGGAAAATACAGGGTTAGTACCCAATGTACATATCCAAAATCATAATTAGCTGATCTGAAGAATAATGAGCTTTGGTATTTGAATTTGAGTCTTCTAATGAAAGTGGACATCTGAAATGTCGTTTAAGAATTGTAATTGGAGTTAACCGTCAAAACAAAATATGGACTCGGCTGTATGTGTGAAGACCATTTTcccaaaaaagaaaatcatccaGAATCATGTTTTCCTACGTAAAACTGTTCCTTTTTGCAGCCTTGTCCCTGTTTCGTGGGTATGGATTTGTGCAGTTTGAAAGGACAGAAGATGCTGAGGCAGCTAAAGCAGGACATAATGGTCGGATTTATAGAGGTTATAAACTAGGTAAGGCTTTATACCATGGATTATATCACAAAGTGCTCTTAACTTGCCATATGTTGCTTGTTTACTAACGCCTCTATTTAGCCATAGCTGACAGGGTGTACATTTTATGGTAACTGCAAACCCAAACTTGTTGCAcagtttaaaggtgcagtttgttttatgttttaaagtAACAAGTccacaggggtggacaaattgTGAATTTCTTAGTCTCACCTGCCTGGTGGGCTAGCTATCTGTTTGCCCAGTCTAAGGTTTTTGTTGCCCAGAAGATAACGAGGCTAAAAAGATGaagctaatgtaatgtaataatgtatggtCTGCAAGGTAACTAGTTTAATGTATTAAAACAGAATAAGGAAAATGAATGAGTAGATGATCTTATAGTACACAGGTTTCCAACCCTGCGTTTCTTCCTGCTCCCAAAAGTCCTGATTGAACTAATTGTAAGAGCCCTTAAAAGACTAACAGCCCTTCCAGTGTTGAAGTGGCGATGCTGGAGGTCTCCCACAAAGGAGGACACTGAGACTAGGGTTGGGAACTTCTGATGTAGCACATCAAGTTTGGGCCCTTGACCAAAAATTCAAGTGGTTGGCCAATGTTTGGTTTTGAGATTTGGTGTTCTGTCCTCCTGTAGTCTGGTCAGTGCCTTAATTTTCTCTTGACATTTTTAACTGCGTGATGATCGTATGACCTGCTTGTTCTTCATTCTGAAAAGATCATGTCACCCGTGCACGGTCCTGAATCCACTTTGTTCTCTCATGGGCCAGATAATGCTGATCTGATCTGTGTTGAGCAGCAGGTATGCTCCcgggctactgatttgtctaTCTATGTGTCACACACTTTCAGAGATgccctgtgatttgccttgccaGTGTAATGTATTCTGCTAGATACCCCCGTCCCccatgttttaattatttatttatttttttaattttcccaGAAATTAACCTCCCTTGTAGACAGCATTAGGGCTCtcaaaattacaaactgcacctttaaatgcATCTTTACCAATTCCTACACCATAGCTCTGCAAATGCCTAAAGAGCTACTGTGAGATCTTGTTTAGGTTTGTGGTTATTTAAAGCTTTAAGCACAGTAACCCCCTTGATTATATCTTGCCAGCAGCAGGCCACAGATATTAAGTTTGTTACAGCTGCCATTTATCATACACTAAGGCAAGTTAGGAGAATCTGGCCCCAGCTGAGCAAGAGTATTAATCGCCTCCAGATGTTTTTAATATTCCTTGTGACATTAATTTGGACTTAAGAGAGCATGTATTTTGTATATTGGCCATATGGTGgaataatacagaaatacacatgAAATATCAGTGGACATGGCACAGTGACTGCTCAGATAAAGTTATAGTgtgagtgaaaatcccagaaaaaTTATAAGCACTAAATGGAAAGCACCTTCATTATTTTGAAGTCTGTGCTTTTCCCTTAAATCTGTAATGTTGCATATTACAGTAGCtttaatataaagtaaatagCAGCATAAAGTATTGCTATGAGTCTGCTTTAAGTGGTTTTAATGCAATGTTCAAAAAGCTTACTTGTactattgtaaataaatatttaaaaaatggcttCAGTTTTCTTTTGTCTTGTTTAGTTTTACACTAACGCACGTGTCCATTTAATTGTAATCTATTAAGATGTGGACCTTCCATGTCATCTTTGGATTATTATTGTATACAGAAGATTTTCTTGCTAtcttttgtaattaaaaaaaaaaaaaagttctatccTAATTGTTTTGCCCTCAAGAGCTTTGAACTTTAGTGAGACGTCACATAGCTTTGGTCTTTTCTCGAAAATTGATGTTGAACCTTCGGATTGGTTTGTTTTCAGATGTAAATATGGCAGCGGAGAGACGACAGAAACCCAGGTCAAGTCCTCCACGCAGGTAAAGTATTGTCAGGAGTCTACTACGAAGGTTTCGGTGACAGGTTTCCGGTAAACTCGTTTTATCCCCTCCTCCAAACGCATTTGCAGTTCCGGACAACAGCGGCAAGAATCGTTACAGGCAACAGAAAACATGCCAAATTTATGGTTCCTCTTCAGACTGTGTTCTTTTGGATCATCATTTATTTACGGGTATTTAGTTGTTTGTTGAAATAAAGTTGAAAGGCCAATCTAAGACTATTTTCCTTGGTGTCCTTGTGTCTTaacagtgtgttatttattcTGTTCAGACTGCATTTCAAAAGTTGTCTTTAACTCTCAGTAACCGTGTCCTCATGTCTTCGTCCGTTAATTCCTGCGTCAAACTGACCATTGGTGcgcaaaaaaatttaaataatacaacCAGCATAATTGTTTCAGTAATTTGAACAGGTCTACAATCAGTTTTAAGTTACTAAATGATCGGTGTGATGGGCGGGGCTGCATAACGGTTACACCAAGGCCTTTCTTTGGATTTTGCATGAAATAAATGAACCTGCGTCACACATTTTTGGAGCATCTGCATCATCACATTTTATcggttattcattttatttttcaaatgaacGAGGTCTGTTATCAAATTTGATGGATTCTTCAGTTTTCTTACTATGCATTTGTCATGGGAATATGCCTTTAATTTTCTGATAAATTTTGTGTAAGTCTTGTAAAATGAGTACTGTAAATTGAGCAAATCTGactgtttttacattttctcagAAAACTTgcaggaaaacactgaaaaaaagccccctttattttctttttatatggACACCACATTAGACCTCTTAGCTTAAAGACTGTTgcgtttgcaattttttttctgcgCTCTGACTGGTTCTGAAGAAAACCTTCTTCTGGAAGCTTCAGCTACATCACCAACTCGTAATGGATCTGGAGAAGTTTTGCTGAGTTTTATTTTGGAAATTGGTTCCATTCATAATATGTATGCCACAGTAATGGGTAAATCTTCTAGTGagcatcataaaaaaaaaataataaaaaaattttttttcaaggtGTCAGTCTTTTGCATAGCATAAAATGTGTAAAGAGCACAGTTTACTTAATACTGACTCAGCCAAGTTTCTGACTGGTTACTTTGTCCGCTTAGGCCTGCTGGTTATGGAGATAGTAGGGAGCCCCGTCCTCGTTCTCGATCCCCAGTGCAGGGTCGAGACTCCCGCGACAACAGGGATGGCAGAGACTTGAGGGAACCTAGTCGAGAACCAAGGCCTGCACCACTGCGAGACAACGACGATGAGCGCTACAGGAGTGCAGATGGAAGGGATAAAGATGCGCGAGATGCTCCTTACAGGTAGACACAGGTTTACCTAAAAACCCTTAGTTTTTGGGagaaatttttttgtgtgtaaataacacgcgcacacaaacacatagagTTGCAAtcgaaattattcaacccccattgcagaCCAGGTTTGTCAATTTGCACACATttagctgtttgcgatgaacaagtCAAACATTAGCAATTgcaatagttcaacacaacaaatgcttcaagtggtttccccaaatacaactgaaaatgcaacttgtaatgAATTCgtcagtctcaaaattattcaaccccctgaacagaatccctTTCAGCAGCATGTTAAATTTATTAGTTGCtttattagttgcaccaggtgtgcttgagctggaacacgtgatacctgaactggctaggggttgaaaatttatgaaatacctggacgggtcagaaaaaagaagctatcaacggctgtaaccagatttctgagaaggcaggttttGAAAAACGCGAGcgactgtaaaagacctgcagcaagacttggtggcatcaggcactgaggtttcagtgagcacagtaaggtgtgtactaaacgcagaaggtttccatcccagaactccaagacgtacaccactactgacccaaaagcacaagaaaagtcggctcaaaatcatataaataaccCACAAAAGTTCtttgaacttttcagcacgatggatcagcagtatgtctggaggaagaagaatgaagaaagaacactctgtccacagtcaagcatggtggtggctcggtgatgccctggggctgctttgtatcctctggcactggaaacctgcagcgtgtagagggcaagatggattcattgaagcatcaggaaatcctaggagaaaacgtcattccgtctgtgaggaaactgaagtttgggcgtcattggaccttccaacaggaatTATCCCAaccatacctcaaattccaccaaggcttggttggagaagtcatcctggaagattatacagggccatcacagtgacctgacttgaaccccatagaaaatctctggtgggatttgaagaaggcggttgcagcatgcaaacccaagaatattactgaactggagccattgctcatgaggaatgggctaagattcctcaggaatggtgccagaagctggtgtctggctatgcatctcgtttgaagcaggtcataacagcaaaaggtaCTTTTagtactaagtactaaagatgcttgccatgaaggggttgaataattttgagactggagaagtcattataagttgcattttcagtattttcaatattacatatacattactggtcaaaagtttaggcaCCCTCATTCTTCCTCgttattttagaataataaagtaatcaaaactctggaataacacacaTGGAACTCTGGGAATTatgttgagggaaaaaaaaattctaaataaatcaaaaataatttagtattgtAGCATCTTTAAAGTAgatgccctttttgcctagaatttacagaaatgtattcttgtcTTTTTCTCAACAAATTTCTTAAGGAATCCCTGAGatactttttaaacagtattaaaggagttcccacttATGCTGGACACATATTgactgcttttcagaatattttgccCCAagttgcctgtgtgtgtgtgtgtgtgtgtgtgtgttttccaattaaagaaatgaatatgttggcacggttatatttttgtctacaacaccgatttcaaacatttattcatacaCCTTCAATTCAAAAgattaagatcatgagaaacatttcagtcaagtgtctccaaacttttgaccgtgTGTGTTGAGTACTaatatttattgaggaaagaGGGCTGAATTATGGCTCATTGTGCATCCTAAATacttttataaacacattaGCAGTATTGACTTGGGGGGGAAAACCTTCTTTGCCACAGAAATGATGGATATGACCGTTTATACCGTGGTGAATATGAACAGTACCGCAAGAAAGATGATCCTTACGCTGACCGCTACAGGGAGAACTGGAGTGGCAGGAGAGAGCCAGAAGGTTGGTCTGCTCAAAACTACAGTGTTCCTTTGTTGAATGTTATATAATCAGATGTGGTTCATTGCAAAGAAGTCTTCCTACATCTATTTTATGAATGTGGATGTTTAGAGGAGCGAATACGGCCCGAGGAGCGCAGGAGGAATGAGCTGTACCGTCAGTACTATGAAGAGCTTCAGAGGCGGTACGATGCTGAGAGACCTGTAGACTGCTCTGTCATCGTGGTCAATAAGCAGCAGAAGTGAGTCCTGTGATTCCCATGTTCTCTTCTGCGTTATCAACACACCTCAGGGTCAGATGATGAAATATGTTTACTTTTCATTATTATGGAACATGACTGTagtattaattcattttatttttcactatatttacacatttgttAAACTGTTGGCACTTTGTCCTCTTGGTTTGACTTTCTGTAGAGAGTATGCCGAAATGGTAGGGAGGAAGGTGCGAGATCTGGGCATGGTGGTGGACCTCATCTTCCTCAACACAGAGGTGTCCCTGACCCAGGCTCTGGAGGACGTGAGCCGGGCTCGCACACCCTTCGCCATCATCATTACCCAGCAGCATGAAGTGCATCGCTCCTGCACAGTCAACATTCTCTTTGGCACACCACAGGGTACGAGAGCTGGGTGGCTTAATGACCGTTAATTCTAGTGAATCGGACTAAAGTAATTAAGATGATGATGCATTAATCCTAGGAGTCATTAAAACAACCTCTTTTACTCTATGCACAGTCAAAGCTCAAGTTTAAGGAGGCTTTGGGAGAATAAAACCAAGCATCTTTTTGAATTACCCttccttttattaaatattcaatgTAAAATGATTTTGAAATCCCCCTTTTGTTATTCTGTCCAAGAACACAGAAACATGCCCATGCAGGATGCTATGGTTTTAGTGGCTCACAACTATGACACCTTTAAGATCGAGAACCGTGCCAAGGAGCGGGATGAGATCTCAAGAAAAGCTGCAAAGATGGCAGATGAGGTGTTGATGAGAGAGCATGACAGACAAGGCCACCCAGTCTCAGTATTGACTGCTATCACACTGCTGTCGGAAGGCAGGTATggtcacacacatgcacgtggAATAATTAATACCAGTAAATATGCACAGGGTGCCGTGCAAGTgtggattccttttttttgtgtgtgtgcgcacgcgcgcGCATATATGAAAATGTGTATTATACTAATTGCattgcattttgtattttttccctGTCCAAGGTTCCTGACTCCTCAAGAGTTAACAGTACTCATTAACTATCTGCAAGATAAGCGTGATCGTGTTGTCCGAGGTAGCACAGACCCTCACCTTGGTAA from Ictalurus furcatus strain D&B chromosome 11, Billie_1.0, whole genome shotgun sequence carries:
- the ncoa5 gene encoding nuclear receptor coactivator 5 isoform X1, translated to MSHSRRSRSGSPPSYGTNSNDPRDLERRIFVGNLPTAHMAKKDMEDLFRPYGKIQALSLFRGYGFVQFERTEDAEAAKAGHNGRIYRGYKLDVNMAAERRQKPRSSPPRRPAGYGDSREPRPRSRSPVQGRDSRDNRDGRDLREPSREPRPAPLRDNDDERYRSADGRDKDARDAPYRNDGYDRLYRGEYEQYRKKDDPYADRYRENWSGRREPEEERIRPEERRRNELYRQYYEELQRRYDAERPVDCSVIVVNKQQKEYAEMVGRKVRDLGMVVDLIFLNTEVSLTQALEDVSRARTPFAIIITQQHEVHRSCTVNILFGTPQEHRNMPMQDAMVLVAHNYDTFKIENRAKERDEISRKAAKMADEVLMREHDRQGHPVSVLTAITLLSEGRFLTPQELTVLINYLQDKRDRVVRGSTDPHLGSHQSSAAVTHETPKPTQALAPVSHQTHPSTHTMHSSHLPAASVTTTTNQQQELQAKILSLFNSGSGSSVSQSQAAVSQPQGYGPTQGSSLSSSTLSNLAMSAHDSQDMMSPRMGIRPPANRVAAAPQQLQRAGTGINFDNPSVQKALDTLIQSGPAINQLVNSASLPARSGQGVGQGMNQGLSQGHGQGMSQGLSQGHGQGMSQGYSQGMGQGMSQGMGQGLNQGMGQGLNQGMGQGLNQGMGQGLNQGMGQGLNQGMGQGLNQGMGQGMGQGSHYQRHF